The proteins below are encoded in one region of Myxococcales bacterium:
- the nadD gene encoding nicotinate (nicotinamide) nucleotide adenylyltransferase: MNAQNETIGLFGGSFDPPHLAHVLVGTYVLSSTHVDRIVVIPTYVHPFSKKLAPYEHRLRMCELAFSDLKRVSVSDVEGVLGGESRTLRTVEHLSKEMPNKQLRLIIGSDLVKETERWHRFDQIKKMAPPLVIPRASLDIHSPLGIPPISSTEVRERLRTNEEMSGWLPEIVTEYIRTQKLYQD, from the coding sequence ATGAACGCGCAAAATGAAACAATTGGTCTATTCGGAGGAAGTTTCGACCCTCCTCATCTCGCTCACGTCTTGGTTGGAACCTATGTGCTTTCTTCTACACACGTTGATCGCATTGTTGTCATTCCAACCTATGTTCATCCTTTTTCAAAGAAACTCGCGCCCTACGAACATCGGCTGCGCATGTGTGAGCTTGCGTTTTCAGACTTGAAACGTGTTTCCGTTTCGGACGTAGAGGGTGTTCTCGGTGGAGAAAGTCGAACACTGCGCACCGTTGAACATCTTTCAAAAGAAATGCCAAACAAGCAACTGCGACTGATCATTGGATCAGACCTCGTCAAAGAAACCGAGAGATGGCACAGATTTGATCAGATAAAGAAAATGGCGCCACCTTTAGTTATTCCTCGTGCATCGCTAGATATTCATAGCCCACTTGGAATTCCACCAATTAGCTCCACCGAAGTTCGAGAACGTCTGCGCACCAATGAGGAGATGAGTGGCTGGCTTCCAGAAATCGTCACCGAGTACATACGAACTCAAAAATTGTATCAGGACTAG
- a CDS encoding ATP-dependent Clp protease ATP-binding subunit: protein MFIQEPSESESIQILRGVEAVYSKHHGVSFDDDAVALAVTLSSRYIHDRFLPDKAIGALDLAAARIKRAGKNRVTDHDIAQVISEHSRVPVERLLKTDADSLLQLEDKLLERIVGQDEVVAKVAASLRKSAAGFLGNGPLGVFLALGPTGVGKTELAKAISELLFPGIEIARFDMAEFSEAHAVARLLGAPPGYIGHDEGGQLTEAVRNRPYQLILLDEIDKAHREVLLSLLPLLDEGRLSDARGRTVDFTHTIIMMTSNFGAKAFIKHNSIGFEDDVLAKNDSRKSALDAARGSLAPELWNRIDEPLVFLPLTKSEVVKIAKKRLASLQEKLFDQNGIVLKYKDNVVDVLMDQGGFDSELGARPLNRAVSRLIEAPLADALLSKKLSAGSSVCLKIKDGDIAIEAQ, encoded by the coding sequence GTGTTCATTCAGGAGCCTTCTGAATCAGAGTCCATCCAAATCCTGCGCGGAGTAGAGGCGGTTTATTCTAAACACCATGGCGTAAGTTTCGATGATGATGCCGTTGCATTGGCTGTGACTTTGTCGTCGCGCTATATCCACGATCGCTTTTTGCCCGACAAGGCTATCGGTGCACTTGATCTTGCCGCCGCTCGAATAAAGCGTGCAGGAAAAAACCGGGTGACGGATCATGATATTGCTCAAGTCATCAGTGAACACAGTCGCGTTCCCGTGGAGCGTTTGTTGAAGACGGACGCGGATAGCCTTTTGCAGTTAGAAGATAAGCTACTTGAGCGGATTGTGGGGCAAGACGAGGTTGTTGCGAAAGTTGCCGCGTCGCTTCGAAAGAGCGCCGCTGGTTTTCTTGGCAATGGGCCACTTGGTGTGTTTTTGGCGCTTGGACCAACGGGTGTCGGAAAAACAGAACTCGCAAAGGCTATTTCTGAACTTCTTTTTCCTGGGATTGAAATTGCTCGCTTTGATATGGCTGAGTTTAGCGAAGCGCACGCCGTGGCAAGACTGCTTGGCGCCCCTCCTGGCTATATTGGGCACGATGAGGGTGGTCAGCTTACCGAGGCGGTTCGAAATCGTCCTTACCAACTTATCTTGCTTGACGAAATCGACAAAGCGCATCGTGAAGTACTGCTTTCCTTGCTTCCTCTTCTCGATGAAGGTCGGCTAAGTGATGCGCGTGGGCGGACGGTTGATTTTACACATACCATCATCATGATGACTTCAAACTTTGGAGCAAAAGCTTTTATTAAGCACAACTCGATTGGTTTTGAAGACGATGTTTTGGCAAAAAACGATTCTAGAAAATCTGCTCTAGATGCAGCGCGTGGCTCGTTAGCGCCTGAGCTTTGGAATAGAATCGATGAGCCATTGGTTTTCTTGCCGCTTACAAAATCTGAAGTGGTTAAAATCGCCAAGAAGCGTTTAGCGAGCCTTCAGGAGAAGTTGTTTGACCAAAACGGCATTGTTTTGAAATACAAAGACAATGTCGTTGATGTGCTTATGGATCAAGGCGGATTTGACTCTGAGCTTGGAGCACGGCCTTTGAACCGAGCTGTCAGCCGTTTGATTGAAGCTCCGCTCGCTGACGCGTTGCTTTCTAAGAAGCTTTCTGCTGGTAGCAGTGTGTGTTTGAAAATAAAGGACGGAGATATCGCGATCGAAGCGCAGTAA